In Zingiber officinale cultivar Zhangliang chromosome 8B, Zo_v1.1, whole genome shotgun sequence, a single genomic region encodes these proteins:
- the LOC122016032 gene encoding cleavage stimulation factor subunit 50-like isoform X1 produces MEASLEQTLQEGKLFRQINELIVAHLRDNNLNQAAAAAASATMIPLNTDVPPNRLFELVAKGLAVEREEVSRGVSFSSLLNSASGIPAAHGSLPLGSNAIDFSIMHNTKGSSKTFPKHETKHVSDHKNVARCARFSRDGRFVATGSSDTSIKLFEVSKTKQSMLTDARDGPVRPVIRTFYDHSQPINDLDFHPQNAILISGAKDNTIKFFDFSKTVARRAVRVIQDTHNVRSVSFHPSGEYLLAGTDHPIPHLYDINTFKCYLTANAHDPNNIAAINQVRYSSTGSMYVTASKDGSLGVWDGVTAQCIRPIVSAHGSMEATSASFTKDQRFILSCGKDSTVKLWEVGTGRLVKQYLGAVHKQQRCQAVFNDTEEFVLSIDEPNNEVVIWDALTAEKVAMWPSNHSGSPRWIDHSPTEAAFVTCGGDWSVRFWKEIQIQ; encoded by the exons ATGGAGGCTAGCCTGGAGCAGACCCTTCAGGAAGGCAAGCTCTTCCGCCAGATCAATGAGCTGATCGTCGCCCATCTTCGGGACAACAACCTTAATCAG GCTGCAGCTGCAGCTGCTTCAGCCACCATGATTCCTTTGAACACGGACGTGCCTCCAAATAGGCTTTTTGAACTTGTAGCCAAG GGTCTTGCAGTGGAGAGGGAGGAAGTTTCGAGGGGGGTTTCGTTTTCTTCTCTACTCAATTCTGCATCAGGGATACCGGCTGCACATGGCTCACTGCCTCTTGGAAGCAATGCCATAGATTTCAG TATCATGCACAACACAAAGGGTTCATCCAAGACTTTTCCAAAGCATGAAACAAAACATGTTTCGGATCATAAg AATGTAGCCAGATGTGCGAGATTTAGTCGTGATGGGCGATTTGTGGCAACTGGAAGTTCAGACACATCCATTAAGTTATTTGAG GTTTCAAAAACGAAGCAAAGCATGCTTACAGATGCCAGGGATGGTCCTGTGAGGCCTGTGATTCGGACGTTCTACGATCATTCACAA CCAATCAATGATCTGGATTTCCATCCACAGAATGCTATACTAATCTCAGGGGCAAAGGACAACACAATCAa ATTTTTTGATTTCTCTAAGACAGTTGCAAGGAGAGCTGTCAGAGTTATCCAG GATACTCACAATGTGAGATCTGTTTCTTTTCATCCTTCCGGCGAATATCTTTTGGCAG GGACTGATCATCCAATTCCCCATTTGTACGATATCAATACTTTCAAGTGTTACTTAACTGCAAATGCCCATGACCCGAATAATATTGCCGCCATCAACCAG GTGAGGTACTCATCGACCGGCAGCATGTATGTGACGGCATCGAAAGATGGTTCTCTTGGTGTGTGGGATGGAGTCACTGCACAATGTATTCGCCCCATAGTCAGTGCGCATGGATCAATGGAGGCGACTAGTGCGAGTTTCACCAAAGACCAAAG GTTCATCCTCTCTTGTGGCAAGGACTCTACCGTTAAATTGTGGGAAGTTGGAACGGGAAGACTCGTTAAGCAATACTTGGGAGCAGTACATAAACAACAGCGTTGTCAG GCTGTATTCAACGATACCGAAGAGTTTGTTCTATCCATCGACGAGCCAAACAATGAG GTTGTCATTTGGGATGCTCTCACCGCCGAGAAGGTGGCGATGTGGCCATCGAATCACTCAGGCTCTCCGCGTTGGATCGACCACTCGCCGACTGAGGCCGCCTTCGTCACCTGTGGCGGCGATTGGTCGGTCAGATTCTGGAAAGAAATTCAAATCCAATGA
- the LOC122016032 gene encoding cleavage stimulation factor subunit 50-like isoform X2 — protein sequence MHNTKGSSKTFPKHETKHVSDHKNVARCARFSRDGRFVATGSSDTSIKLFEVSKTKQSMLTDARDGPVRPVIRTFYDHSQPINDLDFHPQNAILISGAKDNTIKFFDFSKTVARRAVRVIQDTHNVRSVSFHPSGEYLLAGTDHPIPHLYDINTFKCYLTANAHDPNNIAAINQVRYSSTGSMYVTASKDGSLGVWDGVTAQCIRPIVSAHGSMEATSASFTKDQRFILSCGKDSTVKLWEVGTGRLVKQYLGAVHKQQRCQAVFNDTEEFVLSIDEPNNEVVIWDALTAEKVAMWPSNHSGSPRWIDHSPTEAAFVTCGGDWSVRFWKEIQIQ from the exons ATGCACAACACAAAGGGTTCATCCAAGACTTTTCCAAAGCATGAAACAAAACATGTTTCGGATCATAAg AATGTAGCCAGATGTGCGAGATTTAGTCGTGATGGGCGATTTGTGGCAACTGGAAGTTCAGACACATCCATTAAGTTATTTGAG GTTTCAAAAACGAAGCAAAGCATGCTTACAGATGCCAGGGATGGTCCTGTGAGGCCTGTGATTCGGACGTTCTACGATCATTCACAA CCAATCAATGATCTGGATTTCCATCCACAGAATGCTATACTAATCTCAGGGGCAAAGGACAACACAATCAa ATTTTTTGATTTCTCTAAGACAGTTGCAAGGAGAGCTGTCAGAGTTATCCAG GATACTCACAATGTGAGATCTGTTTCTTTTCATCCTTCCGGCGAATATCTTTTGGCAG GGACTGATCATCCAATTCCCCATTTGTACGATATCAATACTTTCAAGTGTTACTTAACTGCAAATGCCCATGACCCGAATAATATTGCCGCCATCAACCAG GTGAGGTACTCATCGACCGGCAGCATGTATGTGACGGCATCGAAAGATGGTTCTCTTGGTGTGTGGGATGGAGTCACTGCACAATGTATTCGCCCCATAGTCAGTGCGCATGGATCAATGGAGGCGACTAGTGCGAGTTTCACCAAAGACCAAAG GTTCATCCTCTCTTGTGGCAAGGACTCTACCGTTAAATTGTGGGAAGTTGGAACGGGAAGACTCGTTAAGCAATACTTGGGAGCAGTACATAAACAACAGCGTTGTCAG GCTGTATTCAACGATACCGAAGAGTTTGTTCTATCCATCGACGAGCCAAACAATGAG GTTGTCATTTGGGATGCTCTCACCGCCGAGAAGGTGGCGATGTGGCCATCGAATCACTCAGGCTCTCCGCGTTGGATCGACCACTCGCCGACTGAGGCCGCCTTCGTCACCTGTGGCGGCGATTGGTCGGTCAGATTCTGGAAAGAAATTCAAATCCAATGA